A section of the Bacillus sp. HSf4 genome encodes:
- the spxA gene encoding transcriptional regulator SpxA, with the protein MVTLYTSPSCTSCRKARAWLEEHDIPFTERNIFSEPLSIDEIKEILRMTEDGTDEIISTRSKVFQKLNVNLETMPLQELYQLINEHPGLLRRPIIIDEKRLQVGYNEDEIRRFLPRKVRTFQLREAQRLAN; encoded by the coding sequence ATGGTTACATTATATACATCACCAAGCTGCACGTCATGCAGAAAGGCGCGCGCATGGTTAGAAGAGCATGATATTCCATTTACGGAAAGAAATATTTTTTCAGAGCCTTTATCAATTGATGAGATAAAAGAAATTTTGCGGATGACGGAAGACGGAACCGACGAGATCATTTCAACTCGTTCAAAAGTGTTCCAAAAGTTGAACGTCAACCTTGAAACAATGCCTCTGCAAGAGCTTTACCAGCTCATCAATGAACATCCAGGCCTGTTGCGCCGTCCGATCATCATCGACGAAAAACGCCTGCAGGTTGGTTACAATGAGGACGAAATCCGCCGCTTCCTGCCTCGCAAAGTGCGCACATTCCAATTGAGGGAAGCGCAGCGTCTGGCCAATTAA
- a CDS encoding TerC family protein: MEHDVLMSFLVIIGIDLILGGDNAVVIAMASRNLPPMQRQKAIIIGTCIAIFMRIMLTAAAVYLLTVPYLQLIGGIFLLYLGYQLLIEKKDTQHVKSGTSLWKAIRIIVVADLFMSLDNVIAVAGASHGRLMLVVAGLMISVPVIIWGSRLIQIAMAKFPLLLYAGSGLLAYTGGEMIVREQELSSFMAKHGMIEMLLPVLTVIFVILASIYYEQLSEKH, encoded by the coding sequence ATGGAACACGATGTGTTGATGTCATTCCTTGTCATCATCGGAATCGACCTCATTCTCGGCGGAGACAACGCCGTTGTCATCGCAATGGCCAGCCGCAATTTGCCTCCCATGCAGAGACAAAAAGCGATCATCATCGGCACATGCATCGCCATTTTCATGAGAATCATGCTGACTGCAGCCGCAGTGTATCTGCTGACAGTTCCCTATCTGCAATTGATCGGAGGAATCTTCCTTCTGTATTTAGGATACCAGCTCCTGATTGAGAAAAAAGATACCCAGCATGTCAAAAGCGGGACATCCCTATGGAAAGCGATTCGCATTATTGTGGTGGCTGATTTGTTCATGTCCTTAGATAATGTCATCGCTGTGGCCGGGGCCTCGCATGGGCGGCTGATGCTCGTCGTTGCCGGACTCATGATTTCGGTGCCCGTTATTATTTGGGGCAGCAGGCTGATTCAGATCGCCATGGCCAAATTTCCGCTGTTGCTATACGCCGGCAGCGGTCTGCTCGCATATACAGGCGGCGAAATGATCGTCAGAGAGCAGGAGCTGTCTTCCTTTATGGCCAAACACGGCATGATTGAAATGCTGCTCCCCGTCCTAACAGTTATTTTTGTGATTTTAGCCAGTATTTATTATGAACAACTTAGTGAGAAACATTAA